A part of Gracilimonas sp. genomic DNA contains:
- a CDS encoding substrate-binding domain-containing protein — translation MKKLFITAVILLFIGASELAAQSYKVIVNEANTIESITKKDLSDIFLKKTSKWDDGTAITPIDLGTRSTTRAAFSIDVHGQSIGAIRSYWQQAAFSGAGTAPLERSSDADVIAFVQSYPGAVGYISDSADAAGVKVLDIK, via the coding sequence ATGAAAAAATTATTTATTACAGCCGTCATTCTTCTTTTTATCGGAGCAAGCGAACTCGCCGCTCAGTCATACAAAGTTATTGTTAATGAGGCCAATACCATTGAAAGTATTACAAAGAAAGATTTATCAGATATTTTTCTAAAGAAAACATCTAAATGGGATGATGGTACGGCCATTACACCTATTGATTTAGGAACTCGTTCCACGACCCGTGCAGCTTTTTCTATAGATGTACACGGACAAAGTATTGGAGCTATCCGCAGTTACTGGCAACAAGCTGCCTTTTCCGGTGCAGGAACAGCCCCTTTGGAAAGATCAAGTGATGCAGATGTTATTGCTTTCGTTCAATCTTATCCCGGAGCTGTTGGATACATCTCAGATTCAGCAGATGCAGCTGGAGTGAAAGTTCTGGATATTAAATAA
- a CDS encoding carbon starvation protein A, with product MQASWVAAASLVLFFIGYRYYSKFLAEKIYKLNPDFMTPAHEYNDEVDYVPTNKWVLLGHHFTSIAGAAPIVGPAIAVYWGWLPAMLWVVLGTIFAAGVHDFGTMVLSVRHKGQSVGTLADKLIGSRAKILFLFIILILVLMVNAVFAWVISNLFISFPATVLSIFIQIPLAIWIGYRSFKKTGGMIIPTLLVLFVMYFTAIIASYIPILQIDLVQYFGGAENVVLFGLSGIEMAFFVWIIILMIYVYFASTLPVWLLLQPRDLINAYQLLLGLAILYLGLFVSSPEITAPATNPETSDVSWFPLLFITIACGAISGFHGLVSSGTTAKQLDKETDARFVGYLGAIGEGSLALITIVAIVTYFNSTGEFMDVYHSFSEAGAVGLNIFVEGAAQLATALLIPLEAAKTIIAIIVISFAATTLDTSVRLMRYIINELGEEYEVKPLTKLHTSTMIAVGASAALVLLPEGPRGLGSGGYLLWPLFGTSNQLLAGISLLLITIWLKQKGRSIIYTLIPMIFLLIMTLWAMTKQVVFDWSGYGEAEGNMLLFIFGAIILGFTVWIVLEAIALARKMANEEKIG from the coding sequence ATGCAAGCAAGTTGGGTGGCGGCCGCTTCGTTAGTACTTTTCTTTATTGGCTATCGGTATTACTCCAAATTCCTGGCAGAGAAGATCTATAAGCTCAACCCGGACTTCATGACTCCGGCTCATGAGTATAATGATGAAGTAGATTACGTTCCCACTAATAAATGGGTGCTTTTGGGTCATCATTTCACCTCTATTGCCGGTGCAGCGCCTATTGTTGGGCCAGCTATTGCAGTGTATTGGGGGTGGCTTCCGGCTATGCTTTGGGTGGTTTTAGGAACCATATTTGCAGCAGGGGTTCACGATTTTGGAACGATGGTTTTATCGGTTCGTCATAAAGGGCAATCGGTTGGTACGCTGGCCGACAAGTTGATCGGATCCCGGGCCAAGATATTATTTCTTTTCATTATTTTGATTCTGGTTTTAATGGTTAATGCTGTTTTTGCCTGGGTCATTTCCAATCTTTTCATCAGTTTTCCGGCAACGGTTCTCTCTATCTTTATTCAGATTCCGTTAGCCATTTGGATAGGCTATCGGTCATTTAAGAAAACAGGTGGAATGATTATTCCAACATTGCTTGTGCTTTTTGTGATGTACTTCACGGCAATTATTGCGAGTTATATCCCCATTCTTCAGATCGATTTGGTTCAATATTTTGGCGGTGCCGAAAACGTAGTACTGTTTGGGCTCAGCGGAATTGAAATGGCATTTTTTGTGTGGATCATCATTTTGATGATATATGTCTATTTTGCTTCCACATTACCGGTTTGGTTGTTATTACAGCCACGGGACTTAATTAACGCATATCAGCTATTATTGGGTTTGGCAATCTTGTATTTGGGATTATTTGTAAGCAGCCCGGAAATCACCGCACCAGCTACAAACCCTGAAACTTCAGATGTTAGCTGGTTCCCGTTACTATTTATAACTATAGCTTGCGGGGCCATTTCAGGTTTTCACGGGCTGGTATCTTCTGGAACTACAGCCAAACAGTTAGATAAAGAAACGGATGCCCGGTTTGTTGGATATCTTGGGGCTATAGGTGAAGGATCACTAGCGTTAATTACAATTGTGGCAATCGTTACCTATTTCAATAGTACGGGGGAGTTTATGGATGTATATCATTCATTCTCGGAAGCAGGTGCGGTAGGATTGAATATTTTTGTGGAAGGAGCCGCTCAGCTTGCAACGGCATTACTCATTCCTCTTGAAGCAGCTAAAACAATCATAGCTATCATTGTTATTAGTTTTGCTGCGACCACACTAGACACCTCCGTCCGGCTTATGCGGTATATCATCAACGAGCTGGGAGAAGAATATGAAGTAAAACCGCTCACCAAACTTCATACTTCAACGATGATTGCGGTTGGAGCAAGTGCGGCTTTGGTATTATTGCCTGAAGGTCCCCGAGGATTGGGTTCCGGAGGATATCTGCTATGGCCTTTATTCGGAACCTCAAATCAATTACTGGCCGGAATAAGTCTTTTGCTGATAACCATTTGGCTGAAACAAAAAGGACGAAGTATTATCTATACTTTGATTCCCATGATTTTCTTACTGATCATGACACTTTGGGCTATGACAAAGCAAGTTGTTTTCGATTGGTCGGGTTACGGGGAAGCAGAAGGGAATATGCTGCTCTTTATTTTTGGAGCTATTATCCTTGGCTTCACGGTATGGATTGTCCTGGAAGCAATAGCACTGGCTCGAAAAATGGCTAACGAAGAGAAGATCGGTTAA
- a CDS encoding DUF3820 family protein, whose amino-acid sequence MYQRDFLIKLVQARMPFGQYKDRYITQLPVHYLEWFARQGFPNGQLGQYLATMFEIKTNGLDDVLKPIIRQHR is encoded by the coding sequence ATGTACCAAAGAGATTTTCTTATAAAACTTGTTCAGGCCCGAATGCCTTTTGGCCAATATAAAGATCGGTATATCACACAGCTGCCGGTTCACTATCTGGAATGGTTTGCCCGACAAGGTTTTCCAAATGGACAACTTGGCCAATACCTTGCTACCATGTTTGAGATAAAAACAAATGGGCTCGATGATGTACTAAAACCCATTATTCGTCAGCACCGATAA
- the purM gene encoding phosphoribosylformylglycinamidine cyclo-ligase — protein sequence MSDKKQITYKDSGVDIKAGEEMVESIKGVVKDTHGPEVLSNIGGFGGFFRPDLGAYKKPVFVSSVDGVGTKLIVAFKAGKYDTVGQDLVNHCVNDIAVCGAKPLFFLDYFSTGKLEQHVGVDVVKGFAKACKENGVALIGGETAEMPDIYDAGEFDLAGTIVGIVDEDKVINGSDIQKGDVLLGFKSTGLHTNGYSLARKVLFSKYKVENYVEDLGSTVGDELLKVHKSYLSLITELKELNGVNGFSHITGGGIVGNTKRILPEGLKLDINWDSWERPPVYDLIQEIGNVPEDDMQATFNLGIGLIAVVSESEVDAVTKKAEELGEEVFDVGKVI from the coding sequence ATGTCTGATAAGAAACAAATTACCTACAAAGATTCCGGAGTAGATATCAAAGCCGGAGAAGAAATGGTTGAATCAATCAAAGGTGTGGTCAAAGACACTCACGGACCAGAGGTTCTTTCAAATATTGGTGGTTTTGGAGGCTTTTTCAGACCGGATTTAGGGGCTTATAAAAAGCCTGTTTTTGTAAGTTCGGTAGATGGGGTTGGAACTAAATTGATTGTGGCTTTTAAAGCAGGAAAATATGACACCGTTGGTCAGGATCTGGTTAATCATTGTGTGAATGATATAGCCGTATGCGGAGCAAAGCCGCTATTCTTTCTGGATTATTTTTCAACAGGAAAGCTGGAACAGCATGTAGGCGTAGACGTGGTGAAAGGATTTGCCAAAGCCTGTAAAGAAAATGGCGTAGCTCTGATTGGGGGAGAAACGGCCGAAATGCCAGACATCTATGATGCTGGTGAATTTGACCTGGCGGGAACCATTGTAGGAATTGTGGATGAAGATAAAGTAATCAACGGATCTGATATCCAGAAAGGAGATGTATTGTTGGGTTTTAAAAGTACAGGCTTGCACACCAACGGATATTCACTAGCCCGAAAAGTGCTCTTTAGTAAATATAAAGTAGAAAACTATGTGGAAGATCTGGGAAGCACAGTTGGAGATGAACTTCTGAAAGTGCACAAATCCTATCTGTCTCTGATTACAGAACTCAAAGAACTGAATGGAGTCAATGGATTTTCCCACATTACAGGGGGGGGAATTGTAGGGAATACCAAGCGCATTCTTCCTGAAGGATTGAAATTAGACATCAACTGGGATAGCTGGGAACGTCCTCCGGTTTATGACCTTATCCAGGAAATAGGAAATGTGCCCGAAGATGACATGCAGGCAACCTTCAACTTAGGCATTGGGTTGATTGCCGTGGTTTCTGAAAGTGAAGTAGATGCGGTTACCAAAAAAGCGGAAGAGTTAGGTGAAGAGGTTTTTGACGTTGGAAAAGTGATTTAA
- a CDS encoding YfiT family bacillithiol transferase yields MADKKQYPIGKPSFSEDYSQEDLDQWIDDIALLPEHIRNEIKGCSDDVLLTPYRENGWTVRQVISHLLDSHLNTIVRIKTALTEDNPTIRPYNQDGWVQVDFQFEIPLELTLDMLENTHEMMVRIYQSLNENQWERTFTNPESGITFTLARSAAHYAWHSNHHLAHIRLVTQQEKS; encoded by the coding sequence GTGGCAGACAAGAAACAATATCCCATAGGCAAACCTTCTTTTTCTGAAGATTATTCTCAGGAAGATCTGGATCAATGGATTGATGATATTGCCTTACTTCCAGAGCATATCCGAAATGAAATTAAAGGATGTTCTGATGATGTTTTACTTACTCCGTATAGAGAAAATGGATGGACGGTCAGACAAGTTATCAGCCACTTACTTGATAGCCATCTAAACACTATTGTAAGAATTAAAACAGCTTTGACGGAAGATAATCCAACCATTCGGCCTTATAACCAGGATGGCTGGGTGCAGGTAGATTTCCAGTTTGAAATTCCATTAGAGCTTACTCTTGATATGCTGGAAAATACCCATGAAATGATGGTTCGTATTTATCAAAGTTTAAATGAGAACCAATGGGAACGAACCTTTACCAATCCTGAATCAGGAATTACATTTACACTGGCCAGATCAGCTGCTCATTATGCCTGGCATTCTAATCATCATTTGGCACATATACGACTCGTAACACAACAAGAAAAATCGTAG
- a CDS encoding helix-turn-helix transcriptional regulator — protein MEEGQIVNQIRKLRFMNGEMTQAELAEKVGVTRQTINAIEAAKYSPSLELAFKIANVFDKPLEDVFKYKK, from the coding sequence ATGGAAGAAGGTCAAATTGTAAATCAGATTCGAAAGCTTCGTTTCATGAATGGAGAAATGACCCAGGCTGAACTGGCTGAAAAAGTGGGGGTAACGCGCCAGACCATCAATGCCATTGAAGCTGCCAAGTATTCACCCTCTTTAGAGCTGGCTTTCAAAATTGCGAACGTATTTGATAAACCTTTGGAAGACGTATTCAAATATAAAAAGTAG
- a CDS encoding DUF2914 domain-containing protein produces MINRFRAFVRANQRYLPVVFFMVGFVWDSLTLGRIDRLYDRIILCTYLGSLTICLYLFNLADDGKWKDTFFEKYQDYLPLAIQFFLGGLCSAYVIYFSRSVSFSKTVIFFILLVILLFANELLKKRISNKYLQFSAYFFVNFTFFTFFVPLVVGTMNLFLFMVSGAISLGTTLGLIIYIYNQSPSTRKELHLGKMMGFIFGIHLLINTFYFFNFIPPVPLALDEGLVAHQVERLEDKYIVTYEREPWYKIWKDNRHEYEYQEGSDVFVFTSIFAPSDFKKDVMHRWKWFSPHTNKWEVIDEIGFEITGGRDEGFRGYTYKNKMMEGEWKVDVITKEGLVLGIISFEIDIDSTAQPYRLSSRVF; encoded by the coding sequence ATGATCAATCGATTCCGGGCTTTTGTACGGGCTAACCAGCGGTATTTACCGGTGGTCTTTTTTATGGTTGGTTTTGTTTGGGATTCCCTCACGCTGGGTCGTATTGATAGGCTGTACGATCGTATTATTCTTTGCACCTATCTTGGTTCTCTTACTATTTGTTTATATCTGTTTAATCTGGCAGATGATGGAAAATGGAAAGACACATTTTTTGAGAAATATCAGGATTACCTCCCTCTGGCTATTCAGTTTTTCCTGGGAGGATTATGCAGTGCATATGTAATCTATTTTTCCCGCAGTGTCTCTTTTTCAAAAACGGTGATCTTCTTCATTCTACTTGTGATCTTATTGTTTGCCAATGAGTTACTTAAGAAAAGGATCTCCAATAAATATCTGCAGTTTAGCGCCTACTTTTTTGTCAATTTTACCTTTTTCACCTTTTTTGTTCCGCTGGTTGTGGGCACAATGAATCTCTTTCTGTTTATGGTTTCCGGTGCTATAAGTTTAGGGACAACGCTGGGACTTATTATTTACATCTACAACCAAAGTCCTTCAACCAGGAAAGAACTTCACTTAGGAAAAATGATGGGGTTTATTTTTGGGATTCATCTGCTGATAAACACCTTCTACTTTTTCAATTTTATACCTCCTGTTCCTTTGGCACTGGACGAAGGATTGGTGGCACATCAGGTAGAACGTTTGGAAGATAAGTACATCGTGACGTATGAACGGGAACCCTGGTATAAAATATGGAAAGACAACCGCCATGAATATGAATACCAAGAAGGTTCAGATGTGTTTGTTTTTACCTCCATTTTTGCTCCTTCTGATTTCAAAAAAGATGTAATGCACCGCTGGAAATGGTTTAGCCCGCATACCAATAAGTGGGAAGTTATTGATGAAATTGGTTTTGAAATAACCGGAGGAAGGGATGAGGGATTTCGTGGTTATACTTACAAAAATAAAATGATGGAAGGCGAGTGGAAAGTGGATGTGATCACAAAAGAAGGGCTCGTGCTTGGAATTATAAGCTTTGAGATAGATATAGATTCAACAGCTCAACCTTATCGATTAAGCAGCCGGGTTTTTTAA
- the dtd gene encoding D-aminoacyl-tRNA deacylase: MKAVIQRVKSSSVMVDNEITGAIDQGLLVLLGIHEDDTNEQLEWICNKISKLRIFEDEDGKMNLSVQDVGGGILVVSQFTLYANSEKGTRPSFIEAARPEKAEPMYEDMIKWFKTHTKLNIQTGEFGAMMNVKLENDGPVTIILEK, encoded by the coding sequence ATGAAAGCAGTTATTCAGCGCGTGAAATCTTCTTCTGTAATGGTCGATAATGAAATTACAGGAGCTATCGATCAGGGACTTTTAGTATTACTTGGAATCCACGAAGACGACACAAACGAACAGCTGGAATGGATCTGCAATAAGATTTCCAAGCTACGAATTTTTGAGGATGAAGATGGTAAAATGAACCTCTCTGTTCAGGATGTGGGAGGCGGCATTTTAGTGGTTTCTCAATTTACCTTGTATGCCAATTCAGAAAAGGGAACCCGCCCGAGTTTTATAGAAGCAGCTCGGCCGGAAAAAGCAGAACCGATGTATGAAGACATGATTAAATGGTTTAAAACTCATACAAAGCTAAACATTCAAACCGGGGAGTTTGGAGCTATGATGAATGTAAAGCTCGAAAACGACGGGCCGGTAACGATTATCCTGGAGAAGTAA